In Terriglobia bacterium, a single window of DNA contains:
- a CDS encoding Ni/Fe hydrogenase subunit alpha, whose amino-acid sequence MTRTIAVNHLARVEGHGGVTVVLDGDRIERLEFDIFEGLRLFEGLVVGRTADEIPAIVSRICAICSHGHTVAALRALEDALGVHVSRKARMLRDLSFQGQNIESHALHVFVLALPDVLGHPSVISLAAVAPDVVATALRLKKLGNSIQEVTGGRAVHPVNHVIGGFGRFPTLDEMLVLRRDLEAGVEDCKRVIDVLAGIRMPEFVSEPIRVAALVPEDDAFFFGNEIALSTGERIPVADYRSLTNERVALHSTAKHSEHRGRSYMVGSLARLTLHGERIGGLAREAWERIGFRLPSSNIVANNVAQAVEMIYSVEQALRVVNRLLEEGLEPEAPAPYRMRASSGAAAVEVPRGTLFHSYTLDAGGKVLAADVITPTAQNLLNAEDQMRATVRDAKGATDDEIRHRLEIVARAYDPCISCSVHVVRT is encoded by the coding sequence ATGACGAGAACCATCGCGGTCAACCATCTGGCCAGGGTCGAAGGGCACGGCGGGGTCACGGTCGTCCTGGACGGCGACCGGATCGAGCGGCTGGAGTTCGACATCTTCGAGGGGCTCAGGCTCTTCGAGGGGCTCGTCGTCGGCCGGACGGCCGACGAGATCCCCGCCATCGTCTCCCGCATCTGCGCCATCTGCTCCCACGGCCACACGGTGGCGGCCCTCCGCGCGCTGGAGGACGCGCTGGGTGTTCACGTCTCACGGAAGGCGCGGATGCTGAGGGACCTTTCCTTCCAGGGACAGAACATCGAGAGCCATGCCCTGCACGTGTTCGTGCTGGCCCTCCCGGACGTGCTCGGGCACCCGAGCGTGATCTCGCTCGCGGCCGTGGCCCCCGACGTCGTGGCGACGGCTCTTCGCCTGAAGAAGCTCGGCAACTCGATCCAGGAGGTGACCGGCGGCCGGGCCGTGCACCCCGTGAACCACGTCATCGGGGGGTTCGGCCGCTTCCCCACCCTGGACGAGATGCTGGTCCTCCGCCGGGACCTCGAGGCCGGCGTCGAGGACTGCAAGCGCGTCATCGACGTCCTGGCCGGAATAAGGATGCCGGAGTTCGTGAGCGAGCCGATCCGCGTGGCGGCGCTCGTCCCGGAGGACGACGCCTTCTTCTTCGGCAACGAGATCGCGCTCTCGACCGGCGAGCGGATCCCGGTGGCGGACTACCGCAGCCTGACCAACGAGCGGGTGGCCCTCCACTCCACGGCCAAGCACAGCGAGCACCGGGGGAGGTCCTACATGGTCGGGTCCCTCGCCCGGCTGACCCTCCACGGCGAACGGATCGGCGGGCTGGCCCGGGAGGCCTGGGAGAGGATCGGGTTCCGTCTGCCCTCGAGCAACATCGTCGCGAACAACGTCGCCCAGGCCGTCGAGATGATCTACTCGGTGGAGCAGGCGCTCCGCGTGGTGAACCGGCTGCTCGAGGAGGGGCTCGAGCCCGAGGCGCCGGCGCCCTACCGCATGCGGGCGTCGAGCGGCGCCGCTGCGGTGGAGGTCCCGAGGGGCACGCTCTTCCACTCGTACACCCTGGACGCCGGCGGCAAGGTCCTGGCCGCCGACGTGATCACGCCCACGGCGCAGAACCTCCTCAACGCGGAGGACCAGATGCGCGCCACCGTCCGCGACGCCAAGGGAGCGACGGACGACGAGATCCGGCACCGCCTGGAGATCGTGGCGCGGGCCTACGACCCCTGCATCAGCTGCTCGGTCCACGTGGTGCGCACCTGA
- a CDS encoding cache domain-containing protein, whose translation MLSFLRDLSLRVKITLAFILLVLLGASVSITIGSGIITRAMLGEAQKRVSTGLETARMMYELRLDRARQSVVRCSASAQLLRGIAGADREHLPGLLASLRADNALDFAGFVDARGRLVTSSGSEAVLRDAGAREAMLRSALAGETVSGTLVLDARALELEGNGLSRQALLPIVRVPRSRPVSDESVDRGPVLFAAAPVRIGSRIVGAAYGGVLISRNTEVVNQVKLAVFGNETFDGRPVGAVSIFLGDVRVSTTETSLGSQVSSDVAAKVLDSGVPWFGPAFVVKEWFITAYEPLRDPRGRIVGMLGVGVREDPYLALRTRVMLTFLVVACVGVLIVFGLTYVIARAMVRPLAVMAGATRRIATGDLDHTVPVTSGDEIGTLAVSFNAMVASLRVARDELEQWTQTLEDKVRERTAELVQMQSKMVEAERMVSLGRMAAGVAHEINNPMGGILTFATLGLEDLPADHPQRRNFEIIVKQTLRCRDIVKGLLEFSRQSESKPTLTDVDEVVDKTLMLLQQQASFQNIRTTRVAGDSLPPILIDPGHLQQVVLNLVVNAVDAMEEKGELTVVTERSFDGREVCIRIKDTGKGISGETLPLIFEPFFTTKEVGRGTGLGLAIVHGIVTRAGGRVEVGTSPGGTTFTVRFPASDAPQSVRAETESDLGLA comes from the coding sequence ATGCTCTCGTTCTTGCGCGACCTGTCGCTCAGGGTCAAGATCACGCTCGCCTTCATCCTGCTCGTCCTCCTGGGCGCGTCCGTGTCCATCACCATCGGCTCCGGCATCATCACCCGCGCGATGCTGGGGGAGGCCCAGAAGCGCGTCTCGACCGGACTCGAGACGGCACGCATGATGTACGAGCTCCGGCTCGACCGCGCGCGGCAGTCCGTGGTCCGTTGCAGCGCGTCGGCGCAGCTCCTCCGAGGGATCGCGGGAGCCGACCGGGAGCACCTCCCCGGGCTCCTCGCCTCCCTGCGCGCGGACAACGCCCTGGACTTCGCGGGCTTCGTCGACGCGCGAGGACGGCTCGTGACCTCCTCGGGGAGCGAGGCCGTGCTCAGGGACGCCGGGGCCCGCGAGGCGATGCTGCGCTCCGCGCTGGCGGGAGAGACCGTCTCCGGCACCCTCGTGCTCGACGCCAGGGCCCTGGAACTCGAGGGGAACGGCCTCTCCCGGCAGGCGCTCCTGCCGATCGTACGGGTCCCCAGGAGCCGGCCGGTCTCCGACGAATCGGTCGACCGCGGTCCGGTCCTGTTCGCCGCCGCGCCGGTCAGGATCGGGTCCAGGATCGTCGGGGCGGCCTACGGCGGCGTCCTGATCAGCCGCAACACCGAAGTCGTGAACCAGGTCAAGCTGGCCGTCTTCGGGAACGAGACGTTCGACGGGAGGCCGGTCGGGGCCGTGTCGATCTTCCTCGGGGACGTCCGGGTCTCGACCACGGAGACGTCCCTGGGCTCGCAGGTTTCCTCCGACGTGGCCGCGAAGGTGCTGGACTCAGGAGTGCCCTGGTTCGGTCCGGCGTTCGTGGTGAAGGAGTGGTTCATCACGGCCTACGAGCCGCTCCGGGACCCCAGGGGCCGGATCGTCGGGATGCTGGGCGTCGGCGTGAGGGAGGACCCCTACCTCGCCCTGCGGACCCGGGTGATGCTCACGTTCCTGGTGGTCGCCTGCGTCGGCGTGCTGATCGTTTTCGGCCTGACCTACGTCATCGCGCGCGCCATGGTCCGGCCCCTCGCGGTGATGGCCGGGGCGACGCGGCGGATCGCGACCGGCGATCTCGATCACACGGTGCCGGTCACCTCCGGAGACGAGATCGGCACGCTGGCAGTGTCGTTCAACGCCATGGTGGCGAGCCTCAGGGTGGCCCGGGACGAGCTGGAGCAGTGGACCCAGACGCTCGAGGACAAGGTCCGCGAGCGGACCGCCGAGCTGGTGCAGATGCAATCGAAGATGGTCGAGGCCGAGCGGATGGTCTCCCTGGGCAGGATGGCGGCGGGAGTCGCGCACGAGATCAACAATCCGATGGGGGGCATCCTGACGTTCGCGACGCTCGGCCTCGAGGACCTGCCGGCGGACCACCCCCAGCGGCGCAACTTCGAGATCATCGTCAAGCAGACCCTCCGGTGCCGCGACATCGTCAAGGGCTTGCTCGAGTTCTCGCGCCAGTCGGAGTCCAAGCCGACGCTCACCGACGTGGACGAGGTGGTGGACAAGACGCTGATGCTCCTTCAGCAGCAGGCGAGCTTCCAGAACATCCGCACGACGCGGGTCGCGGGGGATAGCCTTCCGCCGATCCTGATCGATCCGGGCCACCTGCAGCAAGTGGTGCTCAACCTCGTCGTCAACGCCGTGGACGCGATGGAGGAGAAGGGCGAGCTGACCGTCGTCACCGAGAGATCATTCGACGGGCGGGAGGTGTGCATCCGGATCAAGGACACCGGGAAAGGGATCTCCGGTGAGACCCTGCCGTTGATCTTCGAGCCGTTCTTCACCACCAAGGAGGTCGGGCGAGGCACGGGGCTCGGCCTGGCCATCGTGCACGGGATCGTGACCCGTGCCGGGGGCCGGGTGGAAGTGGGAACCTCCCCCGGAGGCACCACGTTCACCGTCCGCTTCCCCGCCAGCGACGCGCCGCAGTCGGTCCGCGCCGAGACGGAGTCGGACCTGGGGCTGGCGTAG
- a CDS encoding YIP1 family protein, with the protein MNLVARVQRILFRPKQEWQAIDAEPATASAIFAGYVLPMCAIGPVASLIGLTVFGIRVPFGETLRVPLGTAVSSAVLHWVLAVVGIFVLALLIDALAAPFGGQKSSIRSLKVAAYSSTAAWVAGIFSLVPVLSVLGLLGLYSLYLLFLGLPVLMKVPQEKALGYTIVVVVCAIVLFIAIAMIAAIPLGLQRLMTGRM; encoded by the coding sequence ATGAATCTCGTCGCCCGCGTCCAGAGAATCCTGTTCAGGCCGAAGCAGGAGTGGCAGGCGATCGATGCCGAGCCCGCGACCGCTTCCGCGATCTTCGCCGGCTACGTGCTTCCGATGTGCGCCATCGGGCCCGTGGCGTCTCTGATCGGGCTGACCGTCTTCGGGATCCGAGTTCCGTTCGGGGAAACGCTCCGGGTCCCGCTGGGAACCGCCGTCTCGAGCGCGGTCCTCCACTGGGTCCTCGCGGTCGTCGGTATCTTCGTGCTTGCCCTGCTCATCGACGCCCTCGCCGCGCCCTTCGGCGGCCAGAAGAGCTCGATCCGGTCGCTCAAGGTCGCCGCGTATTCCAGCACGGCCGCGTGGGTCGCTGGGATCTTCTCGCTGGTCCCGGTCCTGAGCGTTCTTGGGCTTCTGGGCCTGTACAGCCTCTACCTGCTTTTCCTGGGACTTCCCGTCCTGATGAAGGTGCCGCAGGAAAAAGCCCTGGGTTACACGATCGTGGTCGTCGTTTGCGCCATCGTGCTGTTCATCGCGATCGCGATGATCGCGGCGATTCCGCTCGGGCTCCAGAGGTTGATGACCGGCAGGATGTAG
- a CDS encoding cupin domain-containing protein, whose amino-acid sequence MTQESADPEQVSGELPAARPVKLDELVDYVPGSVVSRTLVKNAAGTITLFAFDAGQGLSEHSAPYDAVVQVLDGAVALSIGGKPVPAAAGETVLMPANVPHAVQASQRFKMVLTMIRG is encoded by the coding sequence ATGACACAGGAATCCGCGGACCCCGAACAGGTTTCCGGCGAGCTTCCCGCGGCCCGTCCCGTGAAGCTGGACGAGCTGGTGGACTACGTTCCGGGATCGGTCGTCAGTCGCACGCTCGTGAAGAACGCCGCGGGCACCATCACGTTGTTCGCGTTCGATGCCGGCCAGGGTCTGAGTGAACACTCGGCACCTTACGACGCGGTGGTTCAGGTTCTGGACGGCGCGGTGGCCCTTTCCATCGGTGGCAAGCCGGTTCCGGCCGCTGCCGGCGAGACCGTCCTGATGCCCGCCAATGTCCCCCATGCGGTGCAAGCCTCGCAGCGATTCAAGATGGTGCTCACCATGATCCGTGGTTAG
- a CDS encoding class I SAM-dependent methyltransferase: MTHLIGRALRGLRRGLGLGRSRPRLSPAERRQKDEVDSVCIGYSGDGHWNFFRTIARRPNLRKLCVLGVYHGRDVAYLSALLAREGRGDAAIVGVDKFEDTPCKDWPESASGLSWRQAGFGEPPDIETTRRNLARLGLDRNVSLRKQEAESFLAKTAEVFDFIYVDTSHDYHSTDRTIRLAMRRLNPDGTIAGDDFSDRGTWGVASAVRDSFVKFEVLSDWIWLARPSDYRGARGADEA; encoded by the coding sequence GTGACCCATCTCATCGGAAGAGCGCTCAGGGGGCTCCGGCGCGGCCTCGGTCTGGGACGCTCACGCCCCCGACTGTCCCCGGCCGAGCGGCGCCAAAAGGACGAGGTCGATTCGGTGTGCATCGGCTACTCGGGTGACGGGCATTGGAACTTCTTTCGGACGATCGCGAGACGACCGAATCTCCGTAAGCTCTGCGTCCTCGGCGTCTACCACGGCCGCGACGTCGCGTACCTCTCCGCGCTCCTCGCGCGCGAAGGGCGCGGTGACGCCGCCATCGTCGGCGTCGACAAGTTCGAGGACACCCCCTGCAAGGACTGGCCCGAGTCCGCGAGCGGCTTGAGCTGGCGCCAGGCCGGGTTCGGGGAGCCGCCGGACATCGAGACGACTCGGCGCAATCTGGCCCGTCTCGGCCTCGATCGGAACGTGAGTCTGCGGAAGCAGGAGGCCGAGAGCTTCCTCGCGAAGACGGCGGAGGTGTTCGACTTCATCTACGTCGACACCTCCCACGATTACCATTCGACCGACCGGACGATCCGACTCGCCATGCGCCGCCTGAACCCGGACGGAACCATCGCGGGAGACGACTTCTCCGACCGAGGCACCTGGGGAGTCGCCAGCGCGGTACGGGATTCCTTCGTGAAGTTCGAGGTCTTGAGCGACTGGATCTGGCTCGCTCGACCGAGCGACTACCGGGGCGCTCGCGGCGCGGACGAGGCCTGA
- a CDS encoding nucleotide sugar dehydrogenase: MADIVIIGGCGHVGLPLGLAFALAGRSVVAVDIDAEKVARTNQGVMPFVDAGADRCLPEVLRKKTFTATTSSDAIRDADTVITVVGTPLDEHLNPRLEVYSDLIRRDRSRLRDGQLLVLRSTVYPGTTDQVAHALERAGFDLDVAFCPERVAEGVALEEIHSLPQIVSGTTPRAERRAADLFGLLTPDVIGLPTMAAELTKLYNNAWRYIQFAVANQFYMIANDCGLDFHEIHRAMTEKYPRARGFPRAGFAAGPCLFKDTMQLATFNNNAFFLGHSAMLVNEGLPNYLVRRVTSRYDLREMTVGILGMTFKADSDDPRDSLSFKLRKCLVFEAKEVLCADPYLDRPWILPAEEVVERSGLLFVGAPHRAYKALDMRGKTVIDVWNSVPGGVSVV; encoded by the coding sequence ATGGCCGACATCGTCATCATCGGCGGTTGCGGGCACGTCGGATTGCCTCTGGGCCTCGCGTTCGCCCTGGCCGGCCGGAGCGTCGTGGCCGTGGACATCGACGCGGAAAAAGTCGCACGGACGAACCAGGGGGTGATGCCGTTCGTCGATGCGGGAGCGGATCGATGCCTGCCGGAGGTCCTGCGGAAGAAGACCTTCACGGCGACCACGTCGAGCGACGCGATCCGGGACGCCGACACGGTGATCACGGTCGTCGGAACGCCGCTCGACGAACACCTGAACCCGCGTCTCGAGGTCTACTCCGACCTGATCCGGCGCGACCGGTCGCGACTGCGCGACGGGCAGCTCCTGGTCCTCCGCTCGACCGTCTACCCGGGCACGACCGATCAGGTCGCGCACGCCCTGGAGCGGGCCGGCTTCGACCTCGACGTTGCGTTCTGTCCCGAGCGCGTCGCGGAGGGAGTGGCGCTCGAGGAGATCCACTCCCTTCCGCAGATCGTCTCCGGCACCACGCCGCGCGCAGAGCGACGCGCGGCCGACCTCTTCGGCCTGCTCACCCCGGACGTCATCGGCTTGCCGACCATGGCGGCCGAGTTGACGAAGCTCTACAACAACGCATGGCGCTACATCCAGTTCGCCGTGGCGAACCAGTTCTACATGATCGCGAACGACTGCGGCCTCGATTTCCACGAGATCCACCGCGCGATGACCGAGAAGTACCCTCGCGCCCGAGGCTTCCCCCGCGCCGGATTCGCCGCGGGCCCCTGCCTGTTCAAGGACACGATGCAGTTGGCCACCTTCAACAACAACGCGTTCTTCCTGGGGCACTCGGCCATGCTGGTCAACGAGGGCCTGCCCAACTACCTGGTGCGTCGCGTCACGTCGAGGTACGACCTGCGGGAGATGACGGTGGGCATCCTGGGAATGACCTTCAAGGCGGACTCCGACGACCCGCGCGACTCGCTCTCCTTCAAGCTCAGGAAGTGCCTGGTCTTCGAGGCAAAGGAGGTGCTCTGCGCCGATCCCTACCTCGACCGGCCGTGGATCCTCCCCGCCGAGGAGGTCGTCGAACGCTCCGGCCTGCTCTTCGTCGGCGCACCGCATCGGGCGTACAAGGCACTGGACATGCGGGGAAAGACCGTGATCGACGTCTGGAACTCCGTTCCGGGAGGAGTGAGCGTCGTATGA
- a CDS encoding NAD(P)-dependent oxidoreductase, which translates to MKVLVTGSNGFIAGYLVAELLEHGYEVVGVDNFSKYGRVAKSYDAHPGYRLVEGDAKDLDLLQDLVADCDHFVMCAAMIGGISYFHRYAYDLLAENDRITAAAFDAALWAYRSRKLVKATLLSSSMVFESTTQFPTPEGAQRTSSPPLSTYGFQKLASEYYARGAWEQYGLPFTIVRPFNCVGVGEGRARGEHEIYSGNVKLAMSHVVPDLVQKVLKGQDPLHLLGDGTQVRHYTYGGDLARGIRLCIERPEARNEDFNISTPVRTSVLELAEMIWKKARCDAEPFRYVSDPPFEHDVRLRTPDVSKAKRLLGFESTTSLETILDEVIPWIREQIELGTI; encoded by the coding sequence ATGAAGGTCCTCGTCACGGGATCGAACGGCTTCATCGCGGGCTACCTCGTCGCCGAGCTCCTGGAGCACGGGTACGAGGTGGTCGGGGTGGACAACTTCAGCAAGTACGGCAGGGTGGCGAAGTCCTACGACGCGCATCCGGGCTACCGGCTGGTCGAGGGCGACGCCAAGGACCTCGACCTGCTCCAGGACCTCGTCGCGGATTGCGACCACTTCGTGATGTGCGCCGCGATGATCGGGGGGATCTCCTATTTCCACCGATACGCGTACGATCTCCTCGCCGAGAACGACCGGATCACCGCGGCCGCCTTCGACGCGGCCCTCTGGGCGTATCGGAGCCGGAAGCTCGTCAAGGCCACCCTCCTCAGCTCCTCCATGGTCTTCGAGTCCACGACGCAATTCCCGACGCCGGAGGGCGCGCAGCGCACGTCGTCTCCACCGCTCTCCACCTACGGCTTTCAGAAGCTCGCCTCCGAGTACTACGCGCGGGGCGCCTGGGAGCAGTACGGCCTGCCGTTCACGATCGTCCGCCCGTTCAACTGCGTGGGCGTCGGCGAGGGGCGCGCCCGCGGCGAGCACGAGATCTATTCGGGCAACGTGAAGCTGGCCATGAGCCACGTCGTGCCGGACCTGGTGCAGAAGGTGCTCAAGGGCCAGGACCCTCTCCACCTCCTCGGCGACGGGACGCAGGTGCGCCACTACACCTATGGGGGCGACCTCGCGCGGGGAATTCGCCTGTGCATCGAGCGCCCCGAGGCGCGAAACGAGGACTTCAACATCTCGACGCCCGTCCGGACGAGCGTCCTCGAGCTGGCGGAGATGATCTGGAAGAAGGCGCGATGCGACGCGGAGCCCTTCCGCTACGTTTCCGATCCGCCGTTCGAGCACGACGTCCGGCTCCGCACGCCGGACGTTTCGAAGGCCAAGCGCCTCCTGGGCTTCGAGTCCACGACGTCTCTCGAGACCATTCTCGACGAGGTCATCCCCTGGATCCGGGAGCAGATCGAGCTCGGCACGATTTGA